A single Thermoanaerobacterium sp. RBIITD DNA region contains:
- a CDS encoding acetylornithine transaminase: MITSDDKNYVMNTYGRYPLTLVKGNGTKAWDDKGNIYLDFVAGIAVNAFGHCYPAIVEAIKKQAETLIHCSNLYWNENQIELAKMIAENSFGDKVFFANSGAEANEGAIKLARKYASLKYGDKRYKVISAKNSFHGRTFGALTATGQEKYHKGFGPLLEGFKYVPYNDADALYSAIDDEVCAIMLEVIQGEGGIYEGNIEYLKTAREICDKNDILLIIDEVQTGIGRTGKLFAYEHYDITPDIMTVAKALGGGVPIGAIVAKEGVSVFKPGDHASTFGGNPLACAAGLAVMKEITKEGFLDDVLYKGEYFKDGLKGLKEKYSIIKDVRGKGLMIGCEINLDDAGDIVMNAMNKGLLINCVNHNVLRFVPPLIVTKEEIDTALIILDDVLQEMSL, translated from the coding sequence ATGATAACCTCTGATGATAAAAATTATGTCATGAATACTTATGGCAGGTATCCTTTAACATTAGTTAAAGGAAATGGTACTAAGGCTTGGGATGATAAAGGAAATATATATCTCGATTTCGTTGCTGGCATTGCAGTGAATGCATTTGGGCACTGTTACCCTGCTATTGTTGAGGCAATAAAAAAGCAGGCTGAGACATTGATACATTGCTCAAATCTTTACTGGAATGAAAATCAAATAGAACTTGCGAAAATGATCGCAGAGAATTCCTTTGGTGATAAAGTGTTTTTTGCCAACAGCGGTGCAGAAGCGAATGAAGGTGCAATAAAGCTTGCAAGAAAATATGCTTCACTCAAATATGGTGATAAAAGGTATAAAGTTATATCAGCTAAGAATTCTTTTCATGGTAGAACATTCGGTGCTTTAACTGCAACAGGACAGGAAAAATACCACAAAGGATTTGGACCGCTTCTTGAAGGGTTCAAATATGTGCCATATAACGATGCTGATGCATTATACAGTGCTATTGATGATGAGGTATGCGCGATTATGCTTGAGGTTATACAAGGTGAAGGTGGCATATATGAAGGGAATATAGAGTATTTAAAAACAGCGAGAGAAATATGTGACAAAAATGATATATTGCTCATAATAGATGAAGTGCAGACAGGTATCGGTCGTACAGGGAAACTCTTTGCATATGAACACTATGATATAACACCTGATATTATGACAGTGGCAAAGGCCTTAGGTGGGGGTGTTCCAATAGGTGCAATAGTTGCGAAAGAAGGGGTATCTGTATTTAAACCGGGTGACCATGCATCGACATTTGGCGGAAATCCCTTAGCATGTGCCGCTGGACTTGCAGTTATGAAAGAAATAACAAAAGAAGGTTTTCTCGATGATGTTTTATATAAAGGTGAGTATTTTAAGGACGGTCTCAAAGGCTTAAAAGAAAAATATAGCATTATTAAAGATGTAAGAGGCAAAGGTCTTATGATAGGATGTGAAATAAATCTTGATGACGCTGGTGACATTGTAATGAATGCTATGAATAAGGGACTTCTTATAAATTGCGTAAATCATAATGTACTTAGATTTGTACCACCTTTAATTGTAACAAAAGAAGAGATAGATACTGCTCTTATTATTCTCGATGATGTGTTGCAGGAAATGAGTTTATGA
- the carA gene encoding glutamine-hydrolyzing carbamoyl-phosphate synthase small subunit, with translation MIGYLKLEDGSIFEGNIISSNIKGFGEVVFNTGMTGYQEIITDPSYAGQIVVMTYPLIGNYGINKYDFQSQKPYIRGYVIKEHCDMPSNYLHEEKLIEYLDRNNIPVLTGIDTRELTKKLRSYGTMKGIITNKKDDVISENKEDLLREVSTRKVYHIPGEGPKLAFIDLGTKNNILKMLNGVGFDIYVFPYNASHDDVMPIEPDAIFFSNGPGDPKDAIDAISLAKYFIGKKPVLGICLGHQVIALAMGCNTVKMKFGHRGSNHPVKELTTGKSYITSQNHGYAVEKASINSDEIVITHINLNDNTVEGLKHKYLPVFSVQYHPEACPGPHDSMYLFDKFMDITYIYKRRSYLAEI, from the coding sequence ATGATAGGCTATCTGAAACTTGAAGATGGCAGCATTTTTGAAGGTAATATAATTAGCAGCAATATAAAAGGTTTTGGTGAAGTTGTGTTTAATACTGGCATGACAGGGTATCAGGAAATAATAACTGACCCCTCATATGCAGGTCAGATTGTGGTAATGACATATCCTCTTATAGGAAATTATGGTATAAATAAATATGATTTTCAATCACAAAAACCGTATATAAGAGGATATGTCATAAAAGAACACTGTGATATGCCAAGCAATTATCTACATGAAGAAAAACTTATTGAATACCTCGATAGAAATAATATACCTGTATTAACAGGGATAGATACAAGAGAACTTACAAAGAAATTAAGGTCATATGGTACGATGAAAGGCATTATTACAAATAAAAAAGATGATGTAATTTCCGAAAATAAGGAGGACTTACTTAGAGAAGTATCAACAAGGAAAGTGTACCATATACCAGGTGAAGGTCCGAAACTTGCTTTTATAGACCTTGGAACAAAAAATAACATATTAAAAATGCTTAATGGGGTAGGCTTTGACATATATGTATTTCCATACAATGCAAGTCACGATGATGTGATGCCTATAGAACCAGATGCTATATTCTTCTCGAATGGTCCTGGTGATCCTAAGGATGCAATTGATGCCATTTCACTTGCAAAATATTTTATCGGGAAAAAGCCTGTACTTGGGATTTGCTTGGGGCATCAGGTTATAGCACTTGCAATGGGGTGCAACACAGTTAAGATGAAATTCGGCCATAGAGGTTCAAATCATCCAGTTAAAGAGTTAACAACAGGAAAATCATATATTACATCACAGAACCATGGTTATGCAGTCGAAAAAGCCTCAATAAACAGTGATGAAATTGTCATAACGCATATTAATTTAAATGACAATACTGTTGAAGGACTAAAACATAAATACTTACCCGTTTTTTCAGTGCAGTATCACCCTGAAGCATGTCCAGGTCCACATGATTCTATGTATCTTTTTGATAAATTCATGGATATAACATACATTTATAAAAGGAGGTCTTATCTTGCCGAAATATGA
- the carB gene encoding carbamoyl-phosphate synthase (glutamine-hydrolyzing) large subunit, with protein sequence MPKYEGISKVLVIGSGPIVIGQAAEFDYSGTQACKSLKEEGLKVILVNNNPATIMTDTEIADIVYMENPEVDVLEAIIEKELPDGILGTIGGQTGLNVVVKLKECGIIDKYGIKVLGTSIESIKTAEDRELFKKKMEEINEPVAKSATVNNIDDALKFAKICGYPLIVRPAYTLGGTGGGIANNDEELKIIVDMGLKKSMAHEVLIEKSLYGFKEIEYEVMRDKADNCITICNMENFDPVGIHTGDSIVVAPSQTLTDYEYQMLRTASIKIIKALGIEGGCNIQFALDPYSHQYYVIEVNPRVSRSSALASKATGYPIAKIAAKIAIGLTLDEIKNPVTGKTTAFFEPALDYVVTKIPRWPFDKFYGTDRKISTQMKATGETMAIDRSFEASLLKAIRSLEIKAYGLINENIKAASDYEIIEKIKKPNDMRLFYIAEALRRGVTVNYISELTKIDIWFLNKLLNIINMEKELYKSDLNEKILKKAKKMGFSDKEIAKIKGIEEKDVRNLRKEYGILPSYKMVDTCAAEFESVTQYIYSTYEEYDEVPIHRDIKKVIVLGSGPIRIGQGVEFDYCSVKALWALKNMGIKSIIINNNPETVSTDFDTGDRLYFEPLTLEDVLNIVEKENPLGVMVMFGGQTAINLTQGLKDYGVNILGTSYESIDISEDREKFSMLLKELNINQPKGGYALSVGDAKDTALRLGFPLLVRPSYVIGGQSMEKVNTLQEIIDYVSNAIKVSPGKPVLVDKYIEGREVEVDAVADGNNVLIPGIMEHIERAGIHSGDSFSVYPARNLTEREIDTIIDFTKRISKALKVKGLINIQFVVKDGTVYVIEVNPRASRTIPVISKATGVPMVDIAVKVSMGKSLKELGYNETLWPETAHTIVKAPVFSMEKLTDVEVMLGPEMKSTGEIMGMDLSYEGALYKAMVGANLNIPKTGRVLLSISKKDVNEALTIVKKYDDAGYELFGTLGTTRYFTSMGLHVKSIDIKDAIRLLKEGYFSLVINIPTKGKKPDNEGFKLRRTACEYRIPLFTSLDTAKAALSAVQKVNINGLSILSLNEYQNIQFENVKKLVL encoded by the coding sequence TTGCCGAAATATGAAGGAATAAGCAAAGTTCTTGTTATAGGCTCTGGTCCTATTGTAATAGGTCAAGCGGCAGAATTTGACTATTCCGGAACACAGGCCTGTAAATCATTAAAAGAAGAAGGATTAAAAGTTATCTTAGTGAATAACAATCCAGCGACAATAATGACAGATACAGAAATAGCTGATATTGTGTATATGGAAAATCCGGAAGTAGATGTACTTGAAGCGATAATTGAAAAAGAACTGCCTGACGGGATACTTGGTACAATTGGTGGGCAGACAGGGCTTAATGTAGTTGTTAAATTAAAAGAGTGTGGAATAATTGATAAATACGGCATTAAGGTTCTTGGTACATCAATCGAATCTATAAAAACCGCTGAAGACAGAGAATTATTTAAAAAGAAAATGGAAGAGATAAATGAACCTGTTGCGAAAAGCGCGACGGTAAATAATATCGATGACGCACTTAAGTTTGCAAAAATATGTGGTTATCCCCTAATTGTTAGGCCGGCCTATACTCTCGGAGGTACCGGCGGCGGCATAGCGAATAACGATGAAGAGCTTAAAATAATTGTTGATATGGGACTTAAAAAAAGCATGGCACATGAAGTATTGATAGAGAAATCCCTTTATGGATTTAAAGAAATAGAATATGAAGTAATGAGAGATAAAGCAGATAATTGTATTACAATATGCAACATGGAAAATTTCGATCCGGTAGGTATACACACAGGTGATAGTATCGTTGTTGCACCATCTCAGACTCTTACTGATTATGAATATCAAATGTTAAGAACTGCCAGCATAAAAATAATAAAGGCACTTGGTATAGAAGGTGGATGTAATATTCAATTTGCACTTGACCCATATAGCCATCAATATTATGTAATTGAGGTAAATCCAAGGGTAAGCCGCTCAAGTGCACTTGCATCGAAAGCAACAGGCTATCCTATAGCGAAAATAGCTGCTAAAATTGCGATAGGTCTTACACTCGATGAAATAAAAAATCCGGTAACAGGTAAAACAACGGCATTTTTTGAACCAGCGTTAGATTATGTTGTTACAAAGATACCGAGATGGCCATTTGATAAATTCTATGGAACGGATAGAAAGATTAGTACGCAAATGAAAGCCACCGGTGAAACGATGGCGATTGATAGAAGTTTTGAGGCATCGCTTTTAAAAGCTATCAGGTCACTGGAGATTAAAGCATACGGATTAATTAATGAAAATATTAAAGCTGCTAGCGATTATGAAATAATAGAAAAGATAAAGAAGCCGAATGATATGAGGCTATTTTATATAGCCGAGGCACTTCGCCGCGGTGTTACAGTAAATTATATTAGCGAATTAACAAAGATTGATATATGGTTTTTAAACAAACTTTTAAATATAATCAATATGGAAAAAGAACTTTATAAGAGCGATTTAAATGAAAAAATACTGAAAAAGGCCAAAAAAATGGGTTTTTCAGATAAGGAAATAGCTAAGATAAAAGGAATCGAAGAAAAAGATGTAAGGAATTTAAGAAAAGAATACGGTATATTACCGTCATATAAGATGGTAGATACATGTGCAGCTGAATTTGAGTCAGTTACGCAATATATTTATTCAACATATGAAGAATATGATGAAGTACCTATACATCGTGATATAAAGAAAGTAATAGTTTTAGGATCAGGACCTATAAGGATTGGCCAAGGTGTAGAATTTGACTATTGTTCAGTTAAAGCTCTCTGGGCTTTAAAGAATATGGGAATAAAATCTATTATAATTAATAACAATCCTGAAACTGTAAGTACTGACTTTGATACAGGTGATAGGCTGTATTTTGAACCACTGACACTGGAAGATGTACTGAACATAGTTGAAAAAGAAAATCCTCTTGGTGTCATGGTAATGTTCGGCGGACAGACAGCAATTAATTTAACACAAGGATTAAAAGATTACGGCGTTAATATTTTAGGTACATCTTATGAAAGCATAGATATAAGTGAGGATAGAGAGAAGTTCTCAATGCTCTTAAAGGAGCTTAATATAAACCAGCCAAAGGGCGGATATGCACTATCTGTTGGAGATGCCAAGGATACTGCTCTAAGATTAGGCTTTCCATTGCTTGTAAGACCTTCATATGTTATTGGAGGTCAATCTATGGAAAAAGTAAATACACTTCAAGAGATAATTGATTATGTATCAAATGCAATAAAAGTATCGCCAGGTAAGCCAGTATTAGTTGATAAATATATTGAAGGAAGAGAAGTTGAAGTTGATGCTGTAGCTGATGGAAATAATGTATTAATACCTGGAATTATGGAGCATATCGAAAGAGCAGGTATTCATTCAGGTGATAGTTTTTCAGTATATCCTGCAAGGAATCTGACCGAGCGTGAAATTGATACAATTATAGATTTTACAAAAAGAATTTCAAAGGCATTGAAAGTTAAGGGTCTTATTAATATACAATTTGTCGTAAAAGACGGTACAGTTTATGTAATAGAGGTTAATCCACGAGCATCAAGAACAATACCTGTTATAAGTAAGGCAACAGGGGTTCCTATGGTAGATATTGCAGTAAAAGTTTCTATGGGGAAAAGCTTAAAAGAGCTTGGGTATAATGAAACACTATGGCCTGAGACAGCCCACACGATCGTAAAAGCTCCGGTATTTTCTATGGAGAAGCTAACAGATGTTGAGGTAATGCTGGGACCTGAGATGAAATCAACAGGCGAGATAATGGGCATGGACTTGAGCTATGAAGGTGCATTGTATAAAGCAATGGTTGGTGCAAATTTAAATATACCAAAGACGGGCAGAGTTCTATTATCTATATCAAAGAAAGATGTAAATGAAGCATTAACGATTGTCAAAAAGTACGATGATGCCGGGTATGAATTATTTGGAACTCTGGGTACGACGAGGTATTTTACTTCAATGGGACTGCATGTTAAGTCAATTGATATAAAAGATGCCATAAGGCTATTGAAGGAAGGATATTTTTCGCTTGTTATAAATATACCAACAAAAGGCAAAAAGCCTGACAACGAAGGTTTTAAGTTGAGGCGTACAGCATGTGAGTACAGAATCCCCTTGTTTACTTCACTGGATACTGCAAAGGCAGCACTGTCAGCGGTACAGAAGGTAAATATAAATGGTCTATCAATATTATCATTAAATGAATACCAGAATATTCAGTTTGAAAATGTAAAAAAATTAGTATTATAG
- a CDS encoding argininosuccinate synthase — protein sequence MLKGEKVVLAYSGGLDTSVIIPWLKENYECEIIAACIDVGQGSELKSVKEKALLSGASKIYIEDVKDEFVENYIFPTLKAGAVYEGKYLLGTSFARPLIAKKLVEIAHKEGAKAIAHGATGKGNDQVRFEVSIRALDPSIEIIAPWRIWEFKSREQEIDYAKKKGIPVPVTKEKIYSVDNNIWHISHEGGDLEEPWNEPKSSLYDIIVPPEKAPDEPEYVVLEFEKGLPVKVNGKSYSSSAKMIEELNLIAGRNGIGIADIVENRLVGMKSRGVYETPAGTVLYAAHKELEYLVLDKETMRFKDIVAQKYADLVYNGLWFSPLRESLDAFVDVTQQNVTGTVRLKLYKGSIINAGSKSPYSLYNEEFVTFGEDEVYNQKDAEGFINLFGLPLKIKALMEMNRKEDANEVVGR from the coding sequence ATGTTAAAAGGTGAAAAGGTAGTATTAGCATATTCAGGTGGTCTTGATACATCAGTTATAATACCATGGCTTAAAGAAAATTATGAATGCGAGATAATAGCTGCTTGTATAGATGTGGGGCAGGGAAGCGAACTTAAAAGTGTAAAAGAAAAAGCTCTATTAAGTGGTGCTAGCAAAATATATATTGAAGATGTTAAGGATGAGTTTGTGGAAAACTATATTTTCCCTACATTAAAAGCAGGTGCTGTATATGAAGGCAAGTACCTTTTAGGTACATCATTTGCAAGGCCTCTTATTGCCAAAAAACTTGTAGAGATAGCACATAAAGAAGGAGCGAAGGCTATTGCTCATGGCGCCACAGGAAAAGGCAATGATCAAGTGAGATTTGAAGTGTCCATACGAGCGCTGGACCCATCAATTGAGATAATAGCGCCGTGGAGGATATGGGAATTCAAATCAAGAGAGCAAGAGATAGACTATGCAAAAAAGAAAGGCATACCTGTACCGGTTACAAAAGAAAAGATATACAGCGTTGACAATAATATATGGCACATAAGCCACGAAGGCGGTGATTTGGAGGAACCGTGGAATGAGCCTAAAAGCAGCCTATATGACATTATAGTACCACCAGAAAAAGCACCAGATGAGCCGGAGTACGTTGTCTTAGAGTTTGAGAAGGGACTGCCTGTAAAAGTAAATGGAAAATCTTACAGCAGCTCAGCAAAGATGATAGAAGAGCTTAATTTGATTGCCGGAAGAAATGGAATAGGGATAGCTGATATTGTAGAAAATAGACTTGTAGGTATGAAATCCCGTGGTGTTTACGAAACACCTGCAGGTACAGTTCTTTATGCAGCCCACAAAGAATTGGAGTATCTTGTGCTGGATAAGGAAACCATGAGGTTTAAAGATATAGTAGCTCAGAAATATGCTGATCTTGTGTACAATGGATTGTGGTTTTCGCCACTTAGAGAATCCCTTGATGCATTTGTCGATGTGACACAGCAAAATGTCACTGGAACTGTCAGACTGAAACTTTATAAAGGCAGTATAATAAATGCGGGTTCAAAGTCACCTTATTCACTATACAACGAGGAATTTGTGACATTTGGTGAAGACGAGGTATACAACCAGAAGGATGCAGAAGGATTTATAAACTTATTTGGTTTGCCGCTTAAGATAAAAGCATTGATGGAGATGAATAGAAAGGAAGATGCTAATGAAGTTGTGGGGAGGTAG
- the argH gene encoding argininosuccinate lyase, with translation MKLWGGRFKDSEDKLMEEFNSSISFDIRLLKNDIEGSIAHAKGLNKAGILSNNELNFIIKGLNEILETADINDIPNDEDVHTYVERLLTEKIGDAGRKLHTGRSRNDQIATDVRLYLRDEIKEIREYLFKLIDILKGLSQKYEKTIMPGYTHLQRAQPVTFGHHMLAYVEMFNRDLSRLDDMYKRVNVMPLGSGALAGTTYDIDRKFIAELLGFDDITQNSMDGVSDRDFIIEFLSFASIVMMHLSRFCEEIILWSSREFNFIELDDRYSTGSSMMPQKKNPDAAELIRGKTGRVYGDLITILTVMKGLPLAYNKDMQEDKEALFDGIDTLKMCIKVFTGMMETIHVKEDNMEKAAKYGYMNATDFADYLVSKGIPFRKAHEISGKVVLYAIDKNCAIEDLSLEDLKKFSDVVDIDVYNAIELRNTLKKKKTIGAPKI, from the coding sequence ATGAAGTTGTGGGGAGGTAGGTTCAAAGATAGCGAAGATAAGCTTATGGAGGAGTTTAATTCCTCCATTTCTTTTGATATAAGGCTTTTGAAAAATGATATTGAAGGTTCTATAGCACATGCAAAGGGATTAAATAAAGCAGGCATATTAAGCAATAATGAATTAAATTTTATTATAAAAGGCTTGAATGAAATACTTGAAACGGCCGATATAAATGATATACCAAATGATGAAGATGTACACACATATGTTGAGAGACTTTTGACAGAGAAAATCGGTGATGCTGGGCGAAAACTCCATACCGGTAGAAGCCGCAATGACCAAATTGCGACAGATGTAAGGTTATATCTAAGAGATGAAATCAAAGAAATAAGGGAGTATTTATTTAAACTTATTGATATATTAAAAGGCCTTTCTCAAAAATATGAAAAAACAATTATGCCTGGTTACACACATTTGCAGAGAGCCCAGCCTGTTACATTCGGACATCATATGCTTGCGTATGTTGAAATGTTTAATCGGGATCTATCAAGGCTTGATGATATGTATAAAAGAGTAAATGTAATGCCGCTTGGATCTGGTGCACTTGCTGGAACGACATATGATATAGATAGAAAATTTATTGCTGAGCTTTTAGGTTTTGATGATATAACGCAAAACAGCATGGATGGCGTTAGCGACAGGGACTTTATCATAGAATTTTTAAGCTTTGCATCTATTGTAATGATGCATTTAAGCCGTTTTTGCGAAGAAATTATACTGTGGTCAAGTCGAGAATTCAATTTCATTGAACTTGACGATAGATATTCGACAGGCAGTAGCATGATGCCACAGAAGAAGAATCCTGATGCAGCAGAACTGATACGTGGTAAGACAGGTAGAGTATATGGAGATTTGATAACTATACTTACAGTGATGAAAGGACTTCCACTTGCATACAACAAAGATATGCAGGAGGACAAAGAAGCTTTATTTGACGGTATAGATACATTGAAGATGTGTATAAAAGTATTTACAGGGATGATGGAAACTATACATGTTAAAGAGGATAACATGGAAAAGGCTGCAAAATACGGTTACATGAATGCAACAGATTTTGCGGACTACCTTGTATCAAAAGGGATTCCCTTTAGAAAAGCGCATGAGATATCAGGAAAGGTAGTCTTATACGCAATAGATAAAAACTGTGCTATAGAAGATTTATCATTGGAAGATTTAAAAAAGTTTTCGGATGTCGTTGACATTGACGTATATAATGCAATAGAATTGAGAAATACATTAAAAAAGAAAAAAACCATTGGCGCACCTAAAATATGA
- a CDS encoding metalloregulator ArsR/SmtB family transcription factor — protein MNHKIDIQKDFKKYEDISEKLKVIAHPYRLCIVKGLLDGGCNVTTIQECLNLPQSTVSQHLSKLKAAGIIKGERNGLEICYKVVDQDIINVINILLKE, from the coding sequence ATAAATCATAAAATAGATATACAAAAGGATTTTAAAAAATATGAAGACATTTCAGAAAAGCTAAAGGTGATCGCCCATCCATATAGGTTATGTATTGTGAAAGGTCTTTTGGATGGTGGCTGTAACGTAACAACAATACAAGAGTGTTTAAATCTGCCACAGTCCACTGTTTCACAGCATCTTTCAAAACTAAAAGCGGCGGGCATAATAAAGGGTGAACGAAATGGACTTGAAATATGTTATAAAGTAGTTGATCAAGATATAATAAATGTTATAAATATATTGTTGAAAGAATAA
- a CDS encoding CoA-disulfide reductase: MKVLIVGGVAGGASAAARLRRLDENAEIILFEKGEYISFANCGLPYYIGEVIKDREKLIVETPEAMSKRFKIDVRINSEVTKILPNEKAVIVYDKLHDKTYKESYDKLILSPGAEPIKPPMPGIDGENVFTLRNIPDTYMIKDYVDNNKPQRAVVVGGGFIGLEVAENLHKRGLDVTVVELADHVIAPLDYEMAAIVHQHLRDKGVNLILKDGVKELIHKEKYTQVLLNSGKIIDTDMVVLGIGVKPDIKLALDAGLTIGNTHGIKVNQYMQTSDPNIYAVGDAVEVKDYINGNDALIPLAGPANKQGRIAADNIAGRKSTYNGTQGTSVVKIFDLTVATTGNNERLLKKFGINYEKTIIHPNSHASYYPDALPMSIKLLFSKDDGKILGAQIVGFDGVDKRIDVIATAIRSGMTVYDLEKLELSYAPPYSSAKDPVNMAGFVASNILKGDVNVFHWDDVSKIDKAKTFLLDVRTNMEYSLGNIDGSVNIPVDELRDRLDEIPKDKEILVYCQVGLRGYLACRILSQHGFKFVKNLSGGYKTYKAATTNSSELTIKYDDQQTECGMSITTDKKKLNDIGEINSSNITLEVDACGLQCPGPIMQTFNAIKNLKNGEILEIKASDPGFENDIKIWCQRTGNELIKLYHEGKTIVARIKKHDSHIEVKAETSNHDKAIIVFSGDLDKAIAAFIIANGAAAMGRKVTLFFTFWGLNILRKPQKVSVTKDFISKMFGIMMPRGSSRLKLSKMNMFGIGPKLIRHIMNKKHVASLEDLIQQALKNGVRIVACNMSSDIMGITKEELIDGVEIGGVASFIGAAEQSDTTLFI, from the coding sequence ATGAAGGTTTTGATTGTCGGAGGCGTTGCCGGAGGCGCTTCTGCAGCAGCAAGATTAAGAAGACTGGACGAAAATGCTGAAATTATACTCTTTGAAAAGGGCGAATATATTTCCTTCGCTAATTGCGGATTGCCATATTATATCGGAGAAGTAATAAAAGATCGTGAAAAATTAATCGTTGAGACACCTGAAGCCATGTCAAAAAGATTTAAAATCGATGTGAGAATTAATAGTGAGGTAACAAAAATACTGCCGAACGAAAAAGCTGTAATTGTATATGATAAATTACATGACAAAACATATAAAGAATCATATGATAAATTGATCTTATCACCTGGCGCAGAGCCTATAAAGCCACCTATGCCTGGAATAGATGGAGAAAATGTATTTACACTGAGAAATATTCCAGATACTTATATGATTAAAGACTATGTTGATAATAATAAACCTCAAAGGGCTGTAGTCGTTGGCGGCGGTTTTATAGGATTAGAGGTAGCAGAAAATCTGCACAAACGCGGATTAGATGTTACAGTTGTAGAACTTGCCGACCATGTTATAGCACCATTGGATTATGAAATGGCAGCTATTGTTCATCAACATTTAAGAGACAAGGGCGTAAATCTTATATTAAAAGATGGAGTAAAGGAACTCATTCATAAAGAAAAATATACACAAGTTCTATTGAATAGTGGTAAAATTATTGATACAGATATGGTCGTTTTAGGAATAGGTGTAAAACCTGATATAAAGCTTGCTTTGGATGCAGGTCTGACCATAGGTAATACACATGGTATAAAAGTAAATCAATACATGCAAACATCTGATCCAAATATTTATGCCGTAGGCGATGCCGTTGAGGTCAAAGACTATATAAATGGCAATGATGCCTTAATACCATTGGCAGGTCCAGCAAATAAGCAAGGACGAATAGCAGCGGATAATATAGCTGGAAGAAAATCAACTTATAATGGCACACAAGGCACATCTGTCGTTAAAATATTCGATCTGACAGTCGCAACGACAGGTAATAATGAAAGACTATTAAAAAAGTTCGGTATCAATTACGAAAAAACTATTATACATCCAAATTCCCATGCAAGCTATTATCCTGACGCATTACCTATGTCGATAAAGCTATTGTTTTCTAAAGATGATGGTAAAATCCTCGGCGCACAGATAGTCGGATTTGATGGTGTTGACAAGAGAATAGACGTAATTGCGACGGCAATACGTTCAGGAATGACTGTATATGATTTGGAAAAATTGGAGCTTTCATATGCACCACCATATTCATCTGCAAAAGACCCTGTAAATATGGCTGGTTTTGTAGCTTCAAATATTTTAAAAGGCGATGTCAATGTATTTCATTGGGATGATGTTAGCAAAATAGATAAAGCCAAGACTTTCTTGCTTGATGTTAGAACGAATATGGAATACAGTCTTGGAAATATAGATGGCTCAGTCAACATTCCCGTTGATGAATTGAGGGACAGATTAGATGAAATTCCAAAGGATAAGGAGATATTAGTTTATTGTCAAGTTGGTTTAAGAGGTTATTTAGCTTGTAGAATACTATCACAGCATGGCTTTAAATTTGTAAAAAACCTCAGCGGTGGCTATAAGACATATAAGGCCGCTACTACTAATTCCAGTGAATTAACTATAAAGTATGATGATCAGCAAACAGAATGCGGTATGAGCATAACTACTGATAAAAAAAAACTAAATGATATTGGTGAAATTAACAGTAGCAATATTACATTAGAAGTTGATGCATGCGGCCTGCAATGTCCTGGTCCAATAATGCAGACATTTAATGCAATCAAAAATCTAAAAAACGGAGAAATATTAGAAATCAAAGCTTCTGATCCGGGCTTCGAAAATGATATAAAAATTTGGTGCCAGAGAACTGGAAACGAGCTTATTAAACTTTATCATGAAGGTAAAACTATTGTTGCAAGAATAAAGAAGCATGATTCACACATAGAAGTAAAAGCCGAAACAAGCAATCATGATAAAGCAATTATTGTTTTTAGCGGCGATCTTGATAAAGCTATTGCAGCTTTTATCATAGCAAATGGTGCTGCAGCTATGGGTAGGAAAGTCACGCTATTCTTCACTTTCTGGGGTTTAAATATATTGAGAAAACCGCAGAAAGTATCCGTAACAAAGGATTTTATTAGCAAGATGTTCGGTATTATGATGCCAAGAGGATCTAGTAGATTAAAACTATCAAAGATGAATATGTTTGGCATAGGTCCTAAATTGATAAGGCACATTATGAACAAAAAACACGTAGCTTCATTAGAAGATCTAATACAACAGGCACTTAAAAACGGCGTAAGAATAGTCGCATGCAATATGTCATCAGACATAATGGGAATAACTAAAGAAGAACTTATAGATGGTGTTGAAATTGGTGGTGTAGCATCATTTATCGGTGCAGCCGAACAGTCTGATACAACACTGTTTATATAA